A DNA window from Bradyrhizobium sp. CCBAU 53421 contains the following coding sequences:
- a CDS encoding excinuclease ABC subunit UvrA: protein MNAKAKRPIGPLSQVRDGFVRVRGAREHNLKDVSLDIPRNELVVFTGVSGSGKSSLAFGTLYAEAQRRYLESVSPYARRLFHQMQVPDVDVVEGLPPAVALQQQRGSPTTRSSVGSVTTLSNLLRMLYSRAGDYPRGQPLLYAESFSPNTPEGACPNCHGIGRVHRVDEQTLVPDDALSVRERAIAAWPTAWQGQNLRDILVTLGYDVDRPWRELPKKDRDWILFTEEQPTVPVYAGYTPAETRRALKRKEEPSYMGTFTGARKYVLQTYATTQSAMMKRRVAQFLSSGDCPVCKGKRLKPEALTVKFAGLDIAEMSRLPLKKLYALVKPYIGRADQEEAHPEKALVVRRIVEDLAGRLEVLLDLGLGYLTLERSTPTLSPGELQRLRLATQVRSNLFGVVYVLDEPSAGLHPADTEALLRALDRLKASGNSLFVVEHDLDVVRKADWIVDVGPAAGERGGEILYSGRLAGLAEVESSQTRRFLFGETAEPTRKVREPTGWLKLRGVTRNNLDGLDADLPLGLLACVTGVSGSGKSTLVSQFLVEAVAERLGQRREADPDEGELEETVRTLGGEIVGGLDRVKRLVVVDQKPIGRTPRSNLATYTGLLDHVRKLFAATKQARVRRYDAGRFSFNTAKGRCETCEGEGYVCVELLFLPSVYTPCPTCKGARYNAKTLEIKIRDKSIADVLAMTVDAAFGFFGDDDTLSRSLGVLREVGLGYIRLGQSATELSGGEAQRVKLATELQRAQRGGTLYVLDEPTTGLHPSDVRKLSGQLQGLVDAGNTVILVEHDMSLAAHSDWIVDVGPGAGDEGGRIVATGSPKRVAASGSRTATYLTKAL from the coding sequence ATGAATGCCAAAGCAAAAAGACCCATAGGACCGCTGTCCCAAGTCCGTGACGGCTTCGTCCGCGTCAGAGGGGCGCGCGAGCACAATCTCAAGGATGTCTCGCTCGACATTCCCCGCAACGAACTCGTGGTGTTTACCGGTGTCTCCGGATCCGGCAAGTCCTCGCTGGCGTTCGGAACTTTATATGCGGAGGCGCAGCGGCGGTATCTTGAATCCGTGTCCCCATATGCGCGTAGGCTGTTTCACCAAATGCAGGTTCCCGACGTCGACGTCGTCGAAGGATTGCCGCCGGCCGTCGCGCTGCAGCAGCAGCGCGGATCGCCGACCACCAGGTCCTCGGTTGGCAGCGTCACCACATTGTCCAACTTGCTGAGGATGCTGTACTCACGCGCCGGCGATTATCCGCGCGGCCAACCATTGCTCTACGCGGAATCATTCTCGCCCAACACGCCGGAAGGCGCCTGTCCAAATTGCCACGGCATCGGGCGTGTCCATCGGGTCGACGAACAGACGTTGGTGCCCGACGACGCATTGAGCGTTCGGGAGCGGGCGATCGCAGCGTGGCCGACGGCATGGCAGGGCCAGAACCTCAGGGACATCCTGGTGACGCTCGGCTATGACGTCGACAGGCCGTGGCGCGAGTTGCCGAAGAAGGACCGTGACTGGATTCTGTTCACAGAGGAGCAGCCGACGGTTCCGGTCTACGCAGGATACACACCTGCCGAAACGCGCAGAGCTCTGAAGAGAAAAGAGGAACCAAGCTACATGGGCACCTTCACCGGCGCCCGCAAATACGTCCTGCAGACGTATGCCACGACGCAAAGTGCGATGATGAAGCGGCGCGTGGCGCAGTTTCTGTCGAGCGGCGACTGCCCGGTCTGCAAGGGAAAACGGCTTAAGCCGGAAGCGCTCACCGTCAAGTTTGCCGGACTGGATATTGCCGAGATGTCGCGCCTGCCGTTGAAGAAGCTGTACGCGCTCGTCAAGCCGTATATCGGTCGTGCCGATCAGGAGGAGGCGCATCCCGAGAAGGCGCTTGTCGTGCGAAGAATCGTCGAAGACCTCGCGGGACGTCTCGAGGTCCTGCTGGACCTCGGCCTTGGGTATCTCACGCTCGAGCGAAGCACGCCGACCTTGTCTCCGGGCGAACTGCAGCGCCTTCGGCTCGCGACGCAGGTCAGGTCGAACCTGTTCGGCGTCGTCTACGTGCTGGATGAGCCGTCGGCCGGCTTGCACCCGGCGGACACCGAAGCGTTGCTGCGGGCGCTGGATCGTCTAAAAGCCTCGGGTAACTCGCTCTTCGTCGTCGAACACGATCTCGACGTGGTGCGCAAGGCCGACTGGATCGTCGATGTCGGGCCCGCCGCGGGTGAGCGGGGCGGCGAGATACTCTATAGCGGACGACTTGCGGGACTAGCCGAAGTGGAATCATCGCAGACGCGGCGCTTCCTTTTCGGCGAAACGGCCGAGCCGACACGAAAGGTTCGTGAGCCGACCGGCTGGCTCAAGCTGCGGGGGGTCACGCGCAACAACCTCGATGGCCTGGATGCCGATCTCCCTCTCGGCCTCCTCGCCTGCGTGACTGGCGTCTCGGGCTCAGGCAAGTCCACCCTGGTCAGCCAGTTTCTCGTCGAGGCCGTCGCCGAGCGGCTTGGCCAACGCCGGGAGGCGGATCCGGACGAAGGCGAACTCGAGGAGACGGTGCGCACGCTAGGCGGCGAGATCGTCGGAGGTCTCGATCGGGTCAAGCGACTCGTCGTCGTCGATCAGAAACCGATCGGGCGAACGCCCCGATCCAATCTGGCGACCTACACCGGACTGCTCGATCACGTGCGCAAGCTTTTCGCCGCGACGAAGCAGGCGCGCGTCCGGCGATACGACGCCGGCCGGTTCTCGTTCAACACTGCCAAGGGCCGCTGCGAGACGTGCGAGGGTGAGGGATACGTGTGCGTCGAGCTTCTTTTCCTTCCCAGCGTCTACACGCCGTGCCCCACCTGCAAGGGCGCTCGCTACAACGCGAAGACGCTCGAGATCAAAATCCGCGACAAGTCGATCGCGGACGTGTTGGCGATGACGGTCGACGCGGCATTTGGGTTCTTCGGAGATGACGATACGCTTTCCCGGTCGCTGGGCGTTCTGCGTGAGGTAGGGCTCGGCTACATCAGGCTCGGTCAGTCGGCGACCGAACTCTCCGGCGGTGAAGCGCAGCGGGTCAAGCTCGCGACCGAACTCCAACGAGCGCAGCGCGGCGGGACTCTCTACGTTCTCGATGAACCGACGACCGGACTGCACCCGTCCGACGTCCGGAAGCTCAGCGGGCAACTTCAAGGCCTCGTCGATGCCGGTAATACGGTCATACTGGTCGAACACGACATGTCGCTTGCGGCCCACAGCGATTGGATCGTCGATGTCGGCCCCGGAGCAGGTGACGAAGGCGGCCGCATCGTGGCGACCGGGTCACCGAAGCGGGTTGCTGCATCCGGAAGCCGGACGGCGACCTATTTGACGAAGGCACTCTAA